In Enterobacteriaceae endosymbiont of Donacia simplex, one DNA window encodes the following:
- the trfA gene encoding plasmid replication initiator TrfA, giving the protein MRKKLFYNRINLLIKKSNILKKKKETKNSIFCCKSIKYIEKSSFNIRKYFPNISKNKRAIPNIILRSSLFGIIKKGNRKYEKNVLKTSLNGFFIRFTGESLDQADLDVWLECLYLFTKVPLGEKVIFSTYSFLKSIDRKTGKKDYEWLKSSLIRLSICSIEINYNDYFYIGHLLHEWYRNDKTKKNIILLNKNIISFFIDSMWTAISLKERRKLKGKQLSQWIHCFFCSHNNTPLPYKVKTLKELCGSHILMLWKFRQILKKSLYEVSLATGWKCWIDENDIVHIIKK; this is encoded by the coding sequence ATGCGTAAAAAATTATTTTACAATAGAATTAACTTATTAATTAAGAAAAGTAACATTTTAAAAAAGAAGAAAGAAACAAAAAATAGTATATTTTGTTGTAAATCAATTAAATATATAGAAAAAAGTAGTTTTAATATAAGAAAATATTTTCCTAATATTTCAAAAAATAAAAGGGCTATACCAAATATTATACTACGTAGTTCTCTTTTTGGAATAATAAAAAAAGGGAATAGAAAATATGAAAAAAATGTCTTAAAAACATCATTAAATGGTTTTTTTATACGTTTTACAGGTGAAAGTTTAGATCAAGCTGATTTAGATGTATGGTTAGAATGTTTATATTTATTTACTAAGGTCCCTTTAGGAGAGAAAGTAATTTTTTCTACTTATTCTTTTTTAAAGTCAATAGATAGAAAAACAGGGAAAAAAGATTATGAGTGGCTTAAATCATCTTTAATAAGATTGTCTATTTGTAGTATAGAAATAAATTATAATGATTATTTTTATATAGGTCATTTATTACATGAATGGTATAGAAATGATAAAACAAAAAAAAATATTATTTTATTAAATAAAAATATAATTTCTTTTTTTATAGATTCTATGTGGACAGCAATTTCTTTAAAAGAAAGGAGAAAACTAAAAGGTAAACAATTATCACAATGGATTCATTGTTTTTTTTGTTCTCATAATAATACCCCTCTACCTTATAAAGTAAAGACTTTAAAAGAACTATGTGGAAGTCATATATTAATGTTATGGAAATTTAGACAAATTTTAAAAAAATCGTTATATGAAGTATCTTTGGCAACTGGGTGGAAATGTTGGATAGATGAAAATGATATTGTTCATATTATAAAAAAATAA
- a CDS encoding prephenate dehydratase domain-containing protein — MLKIIKNNIYSDKNNNIIINYDIQNFIKEKFIKKYYKSIAFLGPKGSYSHLATLTYINKSFFKKTLINISCQNFNEIFLYVKIGIINFAIIPIYNNYTGVIKDVLTLLKSNIFFLRIKKKITLPIKHCLVTNKENIVLCEIKTVFSHPEPFKQCSLFINKFPKWGIKYCSSSSFAMKFIKKNSSKNFAAIGNKISAKFYKLKIVKNNITNKINNQTNFLVLEKK; from the coding sequence ATGTTAAAAATTATTAAAAATAATATTTATTCTGACAAAAATAATAACATTATTATTAATTATGATATTCAAAATTTTATAAAAGAAAAATTTATAAAAAAATATTATAAAAGTATTGCGTTTTTAGGTCCAAAAGGAAGCTATTCTCATTTAGCTACATTAACTTATATTAATAAGAGTTTTTTTAAAAAAACTCTTATTAATATAAGTTGTCAAAATTTCAATGAAATTTTTTTATACGTAAAAATTGGAATTATTAATTTTGCTATTATACCTATATATAATAATTATACAGGGGTAATAAAAGATGTTTTAACATTATTAAAAAGTAATATTTTTTTTTTACGTATAAAAAAAAAAATTACGTTACCTATAAAACATTGTTTAGTAACTAATAAAGAAAATATAGTTTTATGTGAAATAAAAACAGTTTTTAGTCATCCTGAACCATTTAAACAATGTAGTTTATTTATTAATAAATTCCCTAAATGGGGGATAAAATATTGTTCTAGTTCTTCATTTGCAATGAAATTTATTAAAAAGAATTCTTCAAAAAATTTTGCAGCTATAGGAAATAAAATTTCAGCTAAATTTTATAAATTAAAAATTGTAAAAAATAACATAACAAATAAAATAAATAATCAAACTAATTTTTTAGTTTTAGAAAAAAAATAA